The Cytobacillus sp. NJ13 sequence TTCTGGCGTACTATTTTGACCTGGTTTTGACTCTTGCTTACCTCTTTTATAAATAATGAAGCCATTCAAAAATGAATTTAACATACTATTTGTTAATTTTATTTGCATGCCATTCTCTTCTTCATCTGTCTTTTTAAGGATCTTTACCACCTCTGGTACGGATACCTCTATTCCTCCAAGTTTAAAGATCTCTGCCATTTCACTATTTTTGATTTCTAACGCATATCTCAATCGAATTAATATATCATTATTATCCATCAACTTACTTCCTCCTATTTTTTACTGCTCTTTATTAATACAGTACCCTTTTAACTATCTTAAGTCTATTATAGCCGAAGCCTCACAATGAGCAGAATACGGAAACAATCAATTTAATATGCCATATCACCTAAAGTGAGTAAATGGATGGCACAAAGAACCGCACAGCATCCCACTGTGCGGCAATTAAATGTATATTGGCGAGACCGCCTGGGACTCGAACCCAGCTGACCTGGAACGCAAGTCACAAGGAGTTTTGGGGACAGTGGAGGGCACCAGAGAAAATAAAATACTAATAAATCATTATTTGTACCATATCTCGTCCATTTATCCAAACGGTTTATTTGGTCTCCTTTGGTATTTATGAATGACATAAACCTCTTAAATCAATTGTTTTCCAATTTTCTTTTTCCCTTATCAACCCAAAATCTTTCAAAGCCCTCTGAAGTTTCAAGCCTCTAGCTCAGGTACATCCTAGAACATGGCGAACTTCGAACCCACCGTCCGAACCATTCGAAATAAAAAAAAGCAAGGGATAATCCACACTCTCCATCGAACCTTTGAAATTTTTATTAACCTTCCGAGTTATAAAGCGTGGAATGGTGGATCCTCCAACATCTGCAAAAAGGCAAGAAAATCGTAACTGTCAAACCTCACACATAAAAAGTGGGAGATAAAACTGTTAAGGTTCCTGGCCATCGTCGTTCTACACCAAATTAATCCTCTTGAGCCTTCAAACTCTCCAAAGTTCGCAGGATTCACATTTTTTGGGACATAAAAAAGCAGAAAATGGCATATAATGGATTAACTAAGGGTGGCATCTTTCCTCCCCTTAGTTCTGGTGATTTTAACCAGAAATGCGACAATAGGTAAATCTTGGTGTATGGGTGGATAGTCTATAAATCCACCCTTTTTTATGTAGTTAATTTGCTATGTTTCTCTCCAACGCCTAAGACAACGTTTTGGCTGTTCCTTCCCAATCATCTCGGGGTAAAAGCCTTGTTCAATAAAGATTTGCGATGGTGTTTTCCCACTTTTGTACTCCGCCACTGCTTTTGTCTTAAATTCAGAACTATAGGATATTGACCTCTCAGAAGCCCTCAAAACATTAGGATTCTTTTCAAGTTCTTTCATTTGAAATCATTATAAATATTCTTACTCATGAAAAAACCTCCGCCCTATTCATTAAAACTATTGAAACACAAAAAACCCCAGAAAGGGGCACTTTTTTATCAGTGTCCGCTATCTGGGGTATAGTTCAGATTACCAATGTAGTCTCTTAAATTAGAAAAAACCGACTGTGTTAATTTAATACAGTCGGTTTTGTTTCGGTGATTGATTATTTCAATAGCTTCTTTTGCCGATCAAGGCTTTGTTGTTCGATTCTTCTACCATGATTCTTAAATCAGCCCCAGATGGATTCTGGAATACCTTTAGTCCAAACTCTGGTGCAACTGCAAATAGATGGTCAAAGATATCAGATTGCACAGATTCATACACTGCCCACTGTACGGAATTTGTAAATGCGTAAATTTCTAGAGGCAACCCATGTTCACTATGTGCCAGCTGTCTAACCATTAAGGTCATATTCTGATTGATTCCATCGTGATTCTTGAGGTAATTGTTGATATACGCCCTAAAAACACCAATATTGGTAAGGGCCCTGCCATTCACAGGGT is a genomic window containing:
- a CDS encoding DUF1456 family protein, giving the protein MDNNDILIRLRYALEIKNSEMAEIFKLGGIEVSVPEVVKILKKTDEEENGMQIKLTNSMLNSFLNGFIIYKRGKQESKPGQNSTPEPSIENNTNVNNILLKKTKIALSLTTEDMIDVFKKAGLNVSKGELGAFLRKEGHKNYKVCLDNFARNFLKGLAIKYRG